AATCCTTTTTTCGTGTTAAGAAACCATCCGGGAGAAATTTCCATGGCCTCCAGTCCGCCGTCCGATATCCTGGAATACCTCTGAACCTGGAACATGGGCCTGGAACTGAATATTTTCGAGTTTTCCCCATACATCCACCCATACTGGAGCCTGGTATTGAAACCCTGGATGTCGTTCCGCCTTAGGAATCCCATGTCGGGATTCATTTGTTCCCCGGTGAAGTTATAGGAGAGATCATAGGCAAAGCCCTCATCGGTGCGTCTTTCCCATTTTATTCCGGCAAAAGTGGGATCGGACGAAAAAACGTTGTTTTCGGCACCTGTTTCAAAGGTCTGGGCAAACCTCACATCCAGGTAATCATCCCCGAACAGCCGGAAGATCCCATCCAGGCCATAAGCCATGTTGTAGTCGCCATTGGTGCCGATCCGGGAAGTCATGATGCCACCCACGTACGAATTGGGATTGATGACCTGTCTTCTCAGGCGGGCCACTCCAAAGTTTTCAGAGGGATTTTCCAGGTATCCTGCCGTCTGCATATCCAGGATCCCCACATCCCATTTGTTGATCCGTCCCGTCATCCTGGCCCCTCCGTAGATGCGTACCTGCTCATCGTCCACCAGGCCGATTCTCCTGCTGTAAAATAGATTATCCGAGCGTCCGCCCAGGCTGAAATTGAATATCCCTGACCGCTCCTGGAAGAAGAGGCGCTTCTCCGGAAAAAACATGGAATACCTGGTCAGGTTGATCTGCTGATCGTCCGCTTCCACCTGGGCAAAATCAGTATTGGCTGTGAGATCCAGGGTCAGGTTGCTGGTCAGGCTGTATTTTACATCCAGACCGGCTTCCAATTTTGGTTTAGCTTCATGGAGATATACCGTTTCCTCTTCATTTAATTCATTGGTGCCGGAATAACCGCCCAGTACATAAGGGGATATATAGAGGGGATTGCGGGATTGTATCTTTTCAAATTCAATGCTTTGTGCCTGGGAGGGTTTCATATAGGCACTAAACCCATATCTGGGATCTATGGGCGGGTAAGTGGCCATTTCATTCTTATAGCTGATCCTGCGATCCACGATCAATCCCATTCGCGTGATCCCGAGTTCGGTCTGAAAGCGGAGGCTCGAGAAGGGGATCCGCATCTCCACGTACCAGCCCTGTTCATCTCTGGTGGTTTCCACATCCCAGAAGGTGTTCCAGCTCCGGTTGATGGAACCTACTCCACCGGCGCCACCTTCTGCATCGTTTGATACGGTATAATCGATCCGGGCCCCCGAGGGCATGGTCATAAATGCCAGGGCATTTTCATTGTCGTCATAGGAGTCCAGGATGATCCCGAAGGAGTCGGAATTCCTCGATTCTTCATCCCTTCTTTTGCTGGTGGAGGTAATGTTGTCCGGATCCCTGCTGTACAGCCTGGCCCCAACCCATAGGTACTCCTGGTCATATCCGATCATGACCTCGCTTCTCTCCGAGGGTTCTGCCCCAAAATTCGGAGAACTGACCACCAGGGGAAACTTGCTGGCCCCTTCCCAGACCTCCTCATCCGGATATCCGTCGAAATTCACCGGGCCGGAAATCTGACCGATCCGGACCGGTTCCTGGGAAAAAAGGCTCACCGGATTAAGTAGCAACAGAGCTATTACTGGGAGGAAAAAAACAGAATTGCAGGATGGGGCAGTACTCATAAAGGATCAGTTAGTTTTTGGAAGAGGCTGTTTACAGTCTCCTGGATCATTGCTTAGATACGCTGCGCGCTTAAAAGTTTAACAGAAATACTAAAATTTCAGGTTTCTTCACTTTCAAAAAAATCCCCTGTAAACAATTTGATCACAGGGGATTTTTGTATTATAGTAATTGTCCGATTCAGGCCAGGATATCCCCGGTGATATTGTTGATACTGGTTTCTATGCCTTCAAAAGGTTTCCCGTTACCCTGGTTGTCGTCTTCCACAAAAAAGTGCTTCATTCCGGCTAGTTCCTTTTCTGCCATGATTCTCTTAAAATCAATTTTGCCTGCTCCAACCGGTGAAATATCATCCTTGATGACATCGAAATATGGCGGAGTTTCCTCATACATATCCTTCAGGTGAAAGAGCTGGAAACGGCCGGGATATTTCTTAAACATCTCCACGGGATCCTGTCCGGCCTTGGTAACCCAGTACAGGTCGATCTCCATGGTGATCAGGTCAGCATCCATTTCCGTCATGAAAAGGTCATAATAGGGAACAATCCCGTCGATGTTCAGAAACTCAAAATTGTGATTGTGGTAACCAAACTGGATGCCTGTTTCCTTCATGATCTGTCCCACCTGATTCCAGTCAGCGATCATCCTTTTATAGGATTCAATGTTGCGATCGACTTCCTCTACCCAGGGCTGAATACAGTATTTCGCATCCAGGGCTGCATGTGCATCGGCCATGATCCTGGCATTGTCCAGGGTGATCCCTGCTGCTTCCACCATGGTATGGCTGCTCAGGATCTCCATACCCAGGTCGTTGACCATCTTTTTAAATTCTGCGGGTGCATACCCATAGAATTTCCCATCTGTATACCCGGCCAGTTCCAGGTATTTATAACCCATGTCGGAGACTTTCTGCAAGGAACCGGGCACATCTTCTGCCACGGCGTCACGAATGCTGTAGAGCTGAAGTCCGACCCCGTAGCTTTTTTTGTCATCTGCTGCAACCGAGGTGCAACCTAAAGGGCCCAGCGCCATCACTCCCAGGGCGCCGGCTGCCGAGGTTTTTATAAACCCTCTTCTGTTTTGCTTAACTTTCATAATGTTTGGTTTTGAACGTCTCGAAATTACAGATTTTTTGTGCTTCATACAATAGCTCCGGGAACGCTATTCTGCATCCGTGATTTCTTCCTGTTTTTCGCAACGAAACAGAATAGATTTGTTCTCAACATCCACTACCACATGCATCCCCGGGGTGACTTTCCCTTCCAGCATGGCGATGGACAAAGCGTCGAGGATCTTTTTCTGAATAAGCCGTTTTAGCGGCCTGGCACCGAACTGCATGTCAAATCCCTCACTTATCAGGTATTTCACGCATTGGCCGGTAAGCTCCATGGAGATATTCTGCCTGGCAAGCTGCTTTCCCAGATGTCCGATCTGGATCTCCAGGATCCCTTCCATATGATCCCTGGTAAGGGGTTTGAACATCACCAATTCATCGATACGGTTCAGAAACTCCGGACGGACACTGCGTTTCAGCAGCTCAAATACCTGGTTTTTGGTTCTTTCAATGATCTGGTCCAGATTGGATTCATCCATGTTCTCAAAATTCTCCATGATGAGGTCGGATCCCAGATTGGAGGTCATAATAATAATGGTATTCTTGAAGTTGGCCATCCGGCCTTTGTTGTCCGTGAGCCTGCCATCTTCAAGCACCTGGAGCAGGATGTTGAAGGTATCCGGATGGGCCTTTTCAATTTCATCCAGCAAAATGACAGAATAGGGTTTTCTTCTGACCGCTTCCGTGAGCTGGCCACCTTCTTCATAACCCACGTATCCCGGAGGGGCTCCCACCAGCCTGGAGACAGAGTGCTTTTCCTGGTATTCGCTCATATCGATGCGGGTTATTAAGGACTCATCGTTGAACAGGTATTCTGCCAGGGCTCTGGCAAGCTCGGTTTTTCCCACCCCGGTGGTCCCCAGAAAAAGGAAGGATCCGACAGGTCTTTTTTCGTCGGAGAGCCCGGCCCTGCTTCTCCGGATCGAGTTGGCAACCGCTTCAATGGCCTCCTCCTGGCCCACCACCCGGTGATGTAACTCTTCTTCAATCTTTAATAGTTTTTCCCGGTCGTTCTGAAGCATCTTACTTACCGGGATACCTGTCCATTTGGAAACCACAGCAGCAATGTCTTCGGAAGTAATCTCTTCTCTCACAAGCCGGTTTCCGTTTTCATTGTTTTCATTCAACTGACCGACATACTTCTTCAGGTTCTCTTCCTGCTGGGGCAACTGGCCGTAGCGGATCTCTGCCACACGGCCCAGGTCGCCTTCCCTTTCGGCTTTTTCAGCCTGATATTTCAAGTCTTCCAGGGCCTGTTTGGTCTTCTGAATCTCCGAAACCACATTTTTTTCCATCTGCCACTGGGCCGAGAGCTGTTTTTGCTCTTCTTCCAGTTCGGACAGTTGTTTTCCTATTTGTTCCACCCTGGCTTTGTCCTTTTCACGTTTAAAGGCCTCTCGTTCGATCTCCAGTTGCTGTATTTTCCTGTCGAGGGCATCTATGACTTCGGGTTTCGAATTCATTTCCAGCCGCAGGTGGGCTGCTGCCTCATCGATCAGGTCGATGGCTTTATCCGGCAGGAAGCGGTCGTTGATGTAGCGGATGGAATACTGTACGGCGCTGATGATGGCCTCATCGCGGATCCTGATCTTGTGGTAGTTTTCGTATCTCTCTTTAATACCACGCAAAATGGAGATGGCATCCTCTTCACTGGGCTCATCCACCATCACCCTCTGGAAGCGCCTTTCCAGGGCCTTGTCTTTTTCGAAGTATTTCTGGTATTCATTGAGTGTAGTGGCTCCGATGGCACGCAGATCACCGCGTGACAGGGCAGGTTTCAGGATATTGGCCGCGTCCATGGCTCCTTCTCCGCCACCACCGGCACCCACCAGGGTGTGGATCTCGTCAATAAACATAATGATCCGGCCATCCGAGCCGATGACCTCATTGACCACGGCCTTGAGCCTCTCTTCAAACTCTCCCTTATATTTGGCGCCGGCAATCAGGGCCCCCATATCCAGCGAGTAGATCTCCTTGCTTAGCAGGTCCTCGGGGACATCTCCGCTGGCGATCCGGAGGGCAATGCCTTCGGCTATGGCTGTTTTACCCACCCCCGGCTCGCCCACCAGAATGGGATTATTCTTGGTTCTCCGGGAAAGTATCTGAAGCACGCGCCGGATCTCTTCATCCCGTCCTATTACCGGATCGAGCTTCCCGTTTTCTGCCTGCTTGTTCAGATGAATGGCATACCGGTCCAGGGCATGGTAGGTTTCTTCGGCTGACTGGCTTTGAGCCCTGGAACCCTTCCGAAATTCCCTGATGGCCGATTTCAGATCCTTTTCATTTACTCCTGCATCCTTCAGGATCTCACTGGCCTTATCCCTGGTCTGAAGGATCCCCAGCAATAAATGCTCCAGGGTTACATATTCGTCGTCGAAATCTTTCCGGGCCGAAAGAGCATGATTTAAGGCTTTTCCGGCACCTTCAGAAAGATATTGCTGCCCTCCGCTCACGTGAGGATAGCCTCTCAGGAGCTCGTCCAGGGCAAGGCTGAAGCTGTTCAGGTCGGCCGACAACTTTTGAAACAGATGAGGAATCACACTCTCATCCACCAGCAGGACCCCTTTGAGCAGGTGTCCGCATTCAATCGATTGGTTCTCATTTTCCAATGCCAGCTGCTGTGCTCTTTGCACGGCTTCCTGGGCTTTGATGGTATATTTATTCAGGTCCATTTGTTAATCCTCTTTTTCAGATTTACTAATCTGCCTTTGATCAAAATCTGCGCCATACGGAAGACAGGCATATGCTAATGCCATAACGGCATGACTTTCATCTGTTTAGATGTCAAAATGGCAGGGTGTTTCCTGTGAAGAAGAGTGATTAATACAGGTAGCGGTGGCAATCGGCGCAGGCCATCTCTTTCCAGGCTTCATCAATGTCCACAGGATGCAGGAACTCCAGTGGTTGATCCACAGAGGAGGTCTGGAAGTTTTCCGCATTACCCTGTGCCAGGATCGTATGGCACAGATTGCAGTCTCTGGATATAAGCTGACCATCCTCACTTTCATGATTTCCATTATGACATCGAAAACATCCGTTGTATTCGCTATGGCCGATATGGTTCGGGTAGGCGTTCCAGTTGGCTTTCATCTCCGGGAAGATATTCTTGTTATACCCTGCCAGTAAACCTTCTGTGGCCCTTTCGATCAGTTGCGGGTTTTCAGCAGCTATCCCCGGGTAGCTGGTGTTATAAAAATCGCTTACATACTCCCTGATAAACATGCTGCCCGAATCCCGATCGGTAAACGTATGGTTAAACACCTGCATGGCCATGGACTTTACTTCGGGTAATTCCACCGGAATGGTTCCGGCAGCAATCAGATCGTCTGTAAACTTCTGTGGAGGCAGAAACTGGTGAGAAGGACGGTTGTGGCAATCCAGGCAATCCATCTCTCTCATTTCCAGGGTATCCATTGCCTCCTGGTCCAGAGTCTCATAGATGTCCTGGTAGACAATGGTATCGCCCGTGGCCCGGTTCACATACCTTACCCAGGGCAGGGACTCCCTTTTTCCCGACGCTGCTATATATTCCACTTTTACATCGGAGTTGATGTGCCAGTGGACACCCTCCATCAGTCCGTGTGCACTATGCTCAGATCCGATTTTCATTTTAAGCGTGATATTCCATTCTGTATTGGCAGAATCGGCCAGATAGTTTTTTTCATTTCGCAGATTGTGGGCGTAGAATTTTTCGGGCCAATGGCACTCCTCACAGGTTTCACGGGCCGGCCTCAGGCTGTGAATCGGGGTTTCAATGGGGGTGGGGTACTTGTTAAATACAACCGAGTAGACCTGGTACAAACCCGAGAGTTTGCTTCTCACATACCATTGTGCACCTTCCCCCACATGACACTCCACGCAGGTGACCCTGGAATGTGCCGATTTCTGGTAAGCAGTGTACTCCGGCTCCATAACGCTGTGACAGAGCGTGCCGCAGAATTTATTGGATTCGGTATAATGAAAGGCTTTATAACTGCCGATCCCGGTTAACAGCAGGAAGAGGATGCTTACCAGAATAAACAGCCCGACCGCATTCCAGTGACTCTGATTGCTGAGATCGAGGATTATTTTTGATACGACACTTCCTTCTCCCTCCCTCTTGATCCGTCTGGCTCTCCTGGACATCCCGATGGGAATCAGAATTAGTCCTATAATCAGAAAGACGGGTAGAATGATGTATATAAAAATGCCCACGTAGGATCCCGACTCCTTATTTTCGAAGAAGGTCATGGCAATCATAAAAAAAACAATGATCAGGGCACTTACACTGGAAAGAATGGTTCCGGCCAGGGAGACCGGATTATAATAGGTTCTGGGTAATTTCATGGGAAGTTCTTTATATTAATAAGTTAATAAGACTTTGCACTCCTTCATTGGCTAAGTTACATCTATTCACTAATTTAGCAAATAGCAATTCCATATTTATATTTAAACAGAATAAAGGAGATTATAGGTCTGTGGGTTGCAGTAAAAAAAACATTTGTATATTCAGGCAAAAGGAGGGGCGTGAAGTGTTCCCCTTTTAACCCAAAAAAAGAAACTGGAATTATGAAAAGCTTAAGGACCCAATTTGCCTGGATCACTCTGATCCTGGTTGTATACGGATGTAACAGCGAACCCGGTCTGGGCATCTTTGAAGGGAACGGTGATATTGGAAATGTGGGATATGAAGGATCTGTGGTTTTTGACCCTGTCGACAGCAGCTATATGGTTTCGGGGAGCGGTACCAACATGTGGTTCGAGAAGGATGAACTGCATTATGTATGGAAAAAAGTAACGGGCAACGTCTCCCTGGCTGCAGATATCGAGTGGGCGGGAGAGGGTGTCGACCCTCATAGAAAAGCCTGCCTGATTATCCGTCAGAATCTGGATACCTCCTCGGTATATGCGGATGTGGCCGTTCATGGAGACGGACTTACCTCCATCCAGTACAGGGGAGCGCCCGGGGATATCACCCGGGAGGTCCGGGCCAATATCAGCTACCCCCGGAGGGTGCGAATAGAGAAGACGGGCGACTATATAGCCATGTCGGTGGCAAGCGGTGACGGAGCCCTTGAATTCTCCGGGGGAAGCTTTAAGCTCCGGTTTTCAGAACCTTTTTATATCGGTCTTGGAGTCTGTGCGCATAACAACGATCAACTGGAAACAGCTGTGTTCTCCAAGGTCCGCCTGGAGTCTGTCACCGAGAAACCAGATTCGCTGAAGACTCTTGAAAGCACGCTGGAAACCATCTCGATAGAATCTTTCGACAGAAGGGTCGTATACCATACCGATAGCCATATAGAGGCTCCAAACTGGACCCCCGATGGCCAGACCCTGATCTTCAACAGCAAGGGTCTGCTTTACCGGATTCCTGTGGAGGGCGGCACCCCTGAGCAGATCCCTGCCGGTTTTGCACAAAGGATCAATAACGATCACGGGATCTCGCCGGATGGCACAGAGCTGGTCATCAGCGACGGGACTGAAACGGGTCGTTCTTTGATCTATACTCTTCCGGTTGAAGGTGGTGATCCGAAGAGGGTGACAGCCCTTGGCCCGTCGTACTGGCACGGCTGGTCGCCCGATGGCGAAACCCTGACCTATTGTGCCGAGCGGAATGGGAATTACGACGTGTACACCATTCCGGTTACAGGGGGCAGGGAGAAGCGTTTAACCACTGCGGATGGACTGGACGACGGACCCGAGTATTCGCCGGACGGGAAGTACATCTATTTTAATTCCGTGCGCACAGGGACCATGCAGATCTGGAGGATGAAACCCGATGGCAGTGAACAGGAGCAGATTACCTCGGATAAGTACAACGACTGGTTCGCGCATCCCTCTCCGGATGGAAAGTGGATCGTTTATGTCACCTTCGGAACCGATGTACCCGCCGGCTCCCATCCGCCCAACAAGGATGTAATGCTGCGCATCATGAACCTGGAGACCAGGGAGGTCCGGGTCATGGCGGAGCTGTTCGGCGGACAGGGAACCATCAACGTGCCCTCGTGGTCGCCCGACAGTAAGCAGGTGGCATTTGTAAGTTATC
This sequence is a window from Bacteroidales bacterium. Protein-coding genes within it:
- a CDS encoding DUF5916 domain-containing protein, which gives rise to MSLFSQEPVRIGQISGPVNFDGYPDEEVWEGASKFPLVVSSPNFGAEPSERSEVMIGYDQEYLWVGARLYSRDPDNITSTSKRRDEESRNSDSFGIILDSYDDNENALAFMTMPSGARIDYTVSNDAEGGAGGVGSINRSWNTFWDVETTRDEQGWYVEMRIPFSSLRFQTELGITRMGLIVDRRISYKNEMATYPPIDPRYGFSAYMKPSQAQSIEFEKIQSRNPLYISPYVLGGYSGTNELNEEETVYLHEAKPKLEAGLDVKYSLTSNLTLDLTANTDFAQVEADDQQINLTRYSMFFPEKRLFFQERSGIFNFSLGGRSDNLFYSRRIGLVDDEQVRIYGGARMTGRINKWDVGILDMQTAGYLENPSENFGVARLRRQVINPNSYVGGIMTSRIGTNGDYNMAYGLDGIFRLFGDDYLDVRFAQTFETGAENNVFSSDPTFAGIKWERRTDEGFAYDLSYNFTGEQMNPDMGFLRRNDIQGFNTRLQYGWMYGENSKIFSSRPMFQVQRYSRISDGGLEAMEISPGWFLNTKKGFGTFIELKYLKEGVDEDFELSDEALVPAGEYAFINAQARIFTPSSQPVSAMFSMEAGEFFDGNILSVEASPILNLSSSFQLSGAYQINAISFPDRNQQLRSHIARINVLYMYSTRLSISTFVQLNNGNNAFIGNFRIRYNPREGNDFYLVYNEYRGFMQPGSIPEPPSCYSRALLLKYTHTFRM
- a CDS encoding sugar phosphate isomerase/epimerase → MKVKQNRRGFIKTSAAGALGVMALGPLGCTSVAADDKKSYGVGLQLYSIRDAVAEDVPGSLQKVSDMGYKYLELAGYTDGKFYGYAPAEFKKMVNDLGMEILSSHTMVEAAGITLDNARIMADAHAALDAKYCIQPWVEEVDRNIESYKRMIADWNQVGQIMKETGIQFGYHNHNFEFLNIDGIVPYYDLFMTEMDADLITMEIDLYWVTKAGQDPVEMFKKYPGRFQLFHLKDMYEETPPYFDVIKDDISPVGAGKIDFKRIMAEKELAGMKHFFVEDDNQGNGKPFEGIETSINNITGDILA
- the clpB gene encoding ATP-dependent chaperone ClpB; translated protein: MDLNKYTIKAQEAVQRAQQLALENENQSIECGHLLKGVLLVDESVIPHLFQKLSADLNSFSLALDELLRGYPHVSGGQQYLSEGAGKALNHALSARKDFDDEYVTLEHLLLGILQTRDKASEILKDAGVNEKDLKSAIREFRKGSRAQSQSAEETYHALDRYAIHLNKQAENGKLDPVIGRDEEIRRVLQILSRRTKNNPILVGEPGVGKTAIAEGIALRIASGDVPEDLLSKEIYSLDMGALIAGAKYKGEFEERLKAVVNEVIGSDGRIIMFIDEIHTLVGAGGGGEGAMDAANILKPALSRGDLRAIGATTLNEYQKYFEKDKALERRFQRVMVDEPSEEDAISILRGIKERYENYHKIRIRDEAIISAVQYSIRYINDRFLPDKAIDLIDEAAAHLRLEMNSKPEVIDALDRKIQQLEIEREAFKREKDKARVEQIGKQLSELEEEQKQLSAQWQMEKNVVSEIQKTKQALEDLKYQAEKAEREGDLGRVAEIRYGQLPQQEENLKKYVGQLNENNENGNRLVREEITSEDIAAVVSKWTGIPVSKMLQNDREKLLKIEEELHHRVVGQEEAIEAVANSIRRSRAGLSDEKRPVGSFLFLGTTGVGKTELARALAEYLFNDESLITRIDMSEYQEKHSVSRLVGAPPGYVGYEEGGQLTEAVRRKPYSVILLDEIEKAHPDTFNILLQVLEDGRLTDNKGRMANFKNTIIIMTSNLGSDLIMENFENMDESNLDQIIERTKNQVFELLKRSVRPEFLNRIDELVMFKPLTRDHMEGILEIQIGHLGKQLARQNISMELTGQCVKYLISEGFDMQFGARPLKRLIQKKILDALSIAMLEGKVTPGMHVVVDVENKSILFRCEKQEEITDAE
- a CDS encoding NapC/NirT family cytochrome c, whose product is MKLPRTYYNPVSLAGTILSSVSALIIVFFMIAMTFFENKESGSYVGIFIYIILPVFLIIGLILIPIGMSRRARRIKREGEGSVVSKIILDLSNQSHWNAVGLFILVSILFLLLTGIGSYKAFHYTESNKFCGTLCHSVMEPEYTAYQKSAHSRVTCVECHVGEGAQWYVRSKLSGLYQVYSVVFNKYPTPIETPIHSLRPARETCEECHWPEKFYAHNLRNEKNYLADSANTEWNITLKMKIGSEHSAHGLMEGVHWHINSDVKVEYIAASGKRESLPWVRYVNRATGDTIVYQDIYETLDQEAMDTLEMREMDCLDCHNRPSHQFLPPQKFTDDLIAAGTIPVELPEVKSMAMQVFNHTFTDRDSGSMFIREYVSDFYNTSYPGIAAENPQLIERATEGLLAGYNKNIFPEMKANWNAYPNHIGHSEYNGCFRCHNGNHESEDGQLISRDCNLCHTILAQGNAENFQTSSVDQPLEFLHPVDIDEAWKEMACADCHRYLY